Part of the Kamptonema formosum PCC 6407 genome, TGGCGTAATTGGATGGGGATTAAACCGAACTTCTCATGGAGAAAAGGATGCAGCGCCAGCACTACTTTATGATTGTTTGGCCGTATTGCCAATATTAGAGTTTTCTGGTGAACGTCTTGCCAATAATTATATTGATCTCCTGCGTAAATCTTTAGACTTATTAACCGAGTATTCACTTGGTAATAAACCAATGTCTGTTATTTTGATTGACTACTCATTAATAGAAATCAAAAACCTTGAGCGTAAGGGACGTAAAGAGCTGGCGGAGGAAATGATGAATGCTTTAGCAAGATACTTAGACAGTTTGAAATCTAAAAACAAACAAAGAATGACAGAAATTAGCGCTCATTTCTTATCGGAAGAGTCGGTGAAGCAGCTTTTGAGTTTAGAAGGAGGTGACACCTTGAAAATCATGAAATTGTTAAATAGTGTTGACAGAAAATGTTAAGTTATTATGGTTTCGACTGAAATTCCTTTTTTTATCTTTGAATCATTTTTTAATGGATCGATCAGAGTTCAACTTGATTGGAAGAGATTAAGAAATGAGCAAGTTAATGTTAGCTTGATGGTCTGCAATGAACTAGAAAATCCTTCAGATTGGTATTTACCATGGTATTTCAATGATATAGATGAGGAAGTAAGTTACTTAGTGGCCAATGCAAGTCCACTGACATTAGCTGATATTCCCAAGGCTATAAATCGTCTCAATAGTAAGCGTAGAGACCAAATTCAAGAGCTATTAAGTGGATTTATAAATACAACTAAACAACCAGTTCAAATTGTGATTGCAACATACGCATTGCCAGATGGCAAACACTTGATAATAGATGGCAACCATCGTTCCTCTGCTCTTATTATTGCTGGAGTTAAAGCTAGATTAATGGTTTTTGAGGTGTTGGGAAATCTTGACAAAGAATTACTTCCAGATTTATGTCACTGGAAAGACTAGAGTAGATGTTCTTGAACGTAGGATATAAACCAGGTTTCTCAGATAACTAAAACATCGCAGCCGAGATTTTATTCAGAAACCCGATTTCTCACCCCCACGCGCCTCGCCAAAACAAAGCGCGTAGGCGCAGCCAGGCGTAGGCATCGCCACTCTCCTGTAGTTTGGGTTGAGAGACGAAACCCAAAATTCACCTCCGAAACTCGTAGGGTAAGCAATATTCACTTTGTTTACCAATAAGGTATCATAAAGGAGTTCCTTAAACTCAGTGTAGCGAGCGAGAGTTAGACTATGCAAACAATTCTTTTAAGTCGCGAAGAAGTTGGAGAACGTGCAAAGAAATTGTACGAAAGCACCATCCGTCAACAAGTAGAGATCGACAAAAACATTGGCAAAATGGTCATCATCGACTTTGAATCAGGAGACTACGAAGTAGATGAAACTGGGTTAAAAGCAGCCCGCAAACTCAGCGCAAAACATCCAAATGCCAGTCTATTTGGTATCCGCATTGGATACAATGTAGCTGTATCATTCGGTGGAGTCATGGAGCGTGTCTATAAGTGATTTCCGGCATTGTAACTGATGGACACGCAACCGTCACATTGATATTTCTACTCTTCAACGGCTCAACTCTACCGATTGAATTTGTCGTCGATACCGGATTTACCGGACATCTTTGCTTGCCTTCAGAAACGGTTTCATTATTGAGGCTACCTTTTATATACGATTACTGGGAACTGCTTTGCTAAACGATCAAGAACTTGTGATTCAGTTCACCGAAGGCGGGTTGGTGACGATCGATGAGTTATATGCGTAGGCGTTGCCAGCGGCTGGCATCGCACCTTTCTTAAGAAACCGGGTTTCTCAGATAACTAAAACATCGCCGCCGAGATTTTATTCAGAAACCCGGTTTCTCACCCCCACGCGATCGCTTTTGAGCGCTGCCATCAATTGCGATCAACTATTGTTATACGTTATACTATTTATGGGAGTTTCAGCTTGCCAACACAGCAACAGCTAGTAACAGCAGCATTCCTCTGTCAATTGCTTTCTAATTTATACCAGCCCATCCAAGTTTTCCGTTACGATCGGAGGTTTAAAACAATCTATATGCAGGCGGGAATTAATGATGATATTGCTCTTGTAATTGATGAAGATGGGAGTTGGGAGTTTGTTCTATGATTCCAAATCTGTCAATAATGACAAATGCTGAGTTAAAACGATATATTTCTGAACATCGGAATGATAGTCAAGCCTTTGAAGCAGCAATGGAAGTCTTGATGAGTCGTCGGAATCCCGCCAATCGTCATCCCTATCCGTTTGAACTAGCAAATCCTGAGATTGAGGTTGAAGCTATTTTCAAAAGAAAGCTGAATCATGTTGAGTAAGGGATTAACTTTAGGAGTCAAAGGATCGACGATAAACTGCTTAATACAAATATTTGTATCCAGTACGCATCGTAGCGGAACAGTCATCTGTTGCGATCCTCTCGAATCAAAACAGTGCTATCTGTTAATCCAAAATCCCTTGGATTAACTCTAGGACGACTGCGAATCCTTTGTAGGATTGCTGACGTTAGTTGGCTTTCTTGCGCCCGATCTATCATCACTTTGTCGGACTCAAACGATCGCATTAATAGATGAATCACTGCCTCATTGAGAGTAAAATTTTTTTCAGAGGCAAGACATTGAATACGACTGTATAATTCATCGGGTAGATTTTGAATCTGAAGTGTAGCCATTGCCATTGATCGTAGTTAGGTTATTTATTATATCACAGTTTAACTCAAGCGTCAATGTTCAGAAACCGGGTTTCTCACTCCCATGCGATCGCACCTTTCTTACCCAAGAAACCGGGTTTCTTAGATAACTAAAGCATCTCATCCGAGATTTTGGAAAAGAAACCCGGTTTCTCACCCCCAGGCGCGATCGCGCAACCAGCCGCAGACATCGCCCCAAAAAAGCGCCTATTCTCTAATCCATCTTTAGGCTGATGACTTGTTGCTAATAATTAGTTACATATCGCTGATTTTTATAACCAGTTTAAATCTCTATAAACTGATGAGGTTGCGACTTGATTTCAGGACGATTTTTGATTGGTCGTAGGAGATGTTATATTTACGCTCCAAGGTGGGTATACTTTTATTTGATCGGCATAAACAGACTTATAAAGGGTGCAGTTAATAATCCTTAACTGAGTTTAAGCTCAATCTTTAAGGATGGTTAAAGTAAGTTAAATATAGCACAAGTTAAGGTACTCGATCGCCATATTGCTCTCAAGCTTGATGGTGTGTATTTTTTGGCGATCGCACATCACCAAGATAATTAAATCGTTAAGTATTTAGGAATGTCTATTCCTCAATACTTAATTAATAACAGTAAATATTGTTTTTCCTTTTGCAAGCGCAGACAGGAAAAAGTTTAGTTTACTACAGGATTTAGATGAATTAATTCTCATCTGAATCCTGCAAAATTATGGCGAAAATTGAAGGTGTAAACGCCCGAAGCTTTGCTGTGTCTGCTTAAAGCTATTGGTAAATATTAGCTGGAATGGGTAGTTTT contains:
- a CDS encoding DUF6888 family protein gives rise to the protein MPTQQQLVTAAFLCQLLSNLYQPIQVFRYDRRFKTIYMQAGINDDIALVIDEDGSWEFVL
- a CDS encoding ParB N-terminal domain-containing protein, translated to MVSTEIPFFIFESFFNGSIRVQLDWKRLRNEQVNVSLMVCNELENPSDWYLPWYFNDIDEEVSYLVANASPLTLADIPKAINRLNSKRRDQIQELLSGFINTTKQPVQIVIATYALPDGKHLIIDGNHRSSALIIAGVKARLMVFEVLGNLDKELLPDLCHWKD
- a CDS encoding DUF6887 family protein, translated to MIPNLSIMTNAELKRYISEHRNDSQAFEAAMEVLMSRRNPANRHPYPFELANPEIEVEAIFKRKLNHVE